In Tubulanus polymorphus chromosome 8, tnTubPoly1.2, whole genome shotgun sequence, one genomic interval encodes:
- the LOC141910157 gene encoding uncharacterized protein LOC141910157, which translates to MLSLKHVVLNNSKFYTKPVKVLIAAKQLNQRTNKYEYAICDEERTCKAISYEDCIDRKLKEGDSVLLRNFEMGKKHMLLSKKCVITKTKKVNVPQKVVEEARALIIEIAPVARDIAEIKFNDTDSNLSSITGRIVKDEEPRDVKITATGANIKVRNIVVEDKTANIDVVLWADKSSSPIKLGDSTTITHLLTATTKDNIKQLRSTYKTEITLKTPEVTIANVTFLGIESATPLLYCVSSISTDDEVTTYSV; encoded by the exons ATGCTTTCTCTAAAACACGTTGTGCTCAACAACAGCAAATTTTATACCAAACCTGTGAAAGTCCTGATAGCTGCTAAACAACTAAACCAGCGTAcaaacaaatatgaatatgcaATCTGTGATGAAGAAAGAACGTGCAAGGCTATAAGTTATGAAGACTGCATAgatagaaaattaaaagaagGCGACTCTGTGCTTCtaaggaattttgaaatgggaAAGAAACATATGCTACTATCAAAAAAGTGTGTTATTACcaaaacaaaaaaggtcaATGTTCCTCAAAAAGTAGTTGAAGAAGCCAGAGCTTTAATTATAGAAATAGCTCCAGTGGCACGTGATATTGCCGAAATCAAGTTCAATGATACTGACTCCAACTTGTCCAGTATAACTGGAAGAATTGTAAAG GACGAAGAACCTAGGGATGTTAAAATTACAGCCACTGGTGCTAACATTAAAGTCAGAAACATCGTTGTAGAAGACAAAACCGCCAATATTGACGTTGTTTTGTGGGCAGACAAATCTTCATCTCCAATAAAACTAGGTGACAGTACTACCATCACACACCTGCTAACTGCTACAACCAAAGATAATATCAAACAACTCAGATCAACTTATAAAACAGAAATCACA ttaaaaaCTCCTGAGGTGACAATCGCAAATGTTACCTTCCTGGGCATTGAATCAGCAACTCCTCTACTCTACTGTGtatcatcaatttcaacaGATGATGAAGTTACCACTTATTCCGTTTAA